The window ATCAACCCTATattcacacaatagatagttagaataCAATAACATAGTCTAATGATGGCATGTCAATCCATTTGACTCTATGAAGTTTAATTGATTGTGGATGACATGATTAAAAAATCACTTGACCTGCTTGCCCAATAGAAGGAAAGTCCAATTTAACTTTGCCGATTCTTTATAGAATAATCCCAAGAATACCGACTTTAAAATTTTAAACAGCTAAACTCAGATCGAGCCCATAAAGAAGATGAAACATGATTGTATAAAATTTCATGCTTCCTTCGATTCAAAAACTCAAAAAGTTTTTTATTGCTTtttttaattctaaattaagtaaCGTTTTTTTAACAGAAAAACTTAATATGTAAATTAAGTAACGTTTATTTTTCCTAAATCAAGTAACGTTAATACATCATGCAGAACTTAATATATAAAATTCCGTACATAGAAATTTTGGCTAATGGAGACAGGATCGTTGATTTAACAAACATCAAAGTCAttagaagtaaaaatatatttCGAAATCAATAATATTACAAGTAAGAATCTGTTGATACAAAGTACAAACAAAGAACTAAACATTATGAGTTCGAATCACATGTCCAGCCATGGAAACTTGAAGCGCTTCCTCTTCATATGCCCTTCTTTCCAGCTCTTCCAATCTAGCTTTCTTCTTCACTTTCACAAACATGGCTACCAATAGTAACCCCAAAAGAAAAGCCCCAATCCCTGCCCCAAATGAGCTTCCAAACACCACCTTCCACCGCTTTATCTTCTTCCTCTCCGGCAATAATATTGGTGATTGTACCACCAACCCAAAATGGCCTTGGCTCCTGGTGCCACAAATGTTTGGCGCAACCTCTTTTTCAAGTGCCACCTTACCATCGTCTCCAAATGTTGCACACATTTGTATCCTACCATGTAACGTGTTGTTCTTTATCATTGTGTAATTACTAAAATCAATTTTTATTCCATTTACTTGTGGTGACTGAATTTTGACCTCAAATTGCACATTAAACTTTGCATCGTCGACAGCGTTATATGCTAATAACCCTAAGACAGGAGACACAAGTTGATAACCTACTAACTCATGGTAATTATCATAGTAAATATTCGACCAATTGATTCCTAGATTTTGTGTTACTACAAGGACTCTTTCTACATATGGATGAACATCCACACCAACTCCCAAGTGAAATTCTTTGATACTTGCACCATACCTCTTGAGGCTTCCACAACGATACTTCACAGTGCTCACATTAACACCTGTTAGATTTGATGGCAAATGAACGTTGTATGACATGCCTGTTTTGAAGTTCTTGTACGACTTGAACGTGTAATATCGAATTGCAAGGTCGAGGAGTCTTGTGGACTTGATTCCTTGAGCTTGGATCGCAAATTTTGTGGGTAATGCCAAGAAAACTAGAAGAACCCAAGTCAAAGAAAGATGATTAGAGCCCATTAACTCGAGGACGTGAATATCTGGACAAGCTCTTGCTTTCtcatgttatgttgaaaagaggAAAGTAGGGTTTGTCTATGGAAGTTTTATAATGTTAAATGATCTAAAAAAGGTTTGAAGATCATCATAGGACTATAGGAGTGTTGAGAGAGAGTAGTCTTGTGGGGTTGTAATACTGATTATTGTTTGTCAAAAAGGTAGTTGCTTTTGAAGGGTGTGTGGTGGTGGGTCGGATGGTGAGGTGGGCAACTGCTAAAGAATTCTTTGCATGGGGTGACAGTTGTAAATGTGTAGGCGTGTTATAAGTGCGGAGATAAACAACTTCAATTAATAAAGGTGAGGCAAGATCTGAATCCTATTTGATTTTCTTTCGGGTTTATTTAACTTATTCGTATTATAACTTACCAAAAATTTTGGAATTAGAGAATTTTGTTGTTGAATATTGTCTAACATTATTATTTTTGAGCATCTATACTTCTCTTATAAACGAATTCATATGTGTATCTAAAaaaatatcattatcatgttttcttcTTAAAATTCTCTCatgattttgaattttaaaatataGGCAAAAGTAACGAGTTGAGGTTGGAAGAATGATTTGTTGTAGGGGAGGTTGTGGGATTCTAATGATTGTGATTTGGTTTGTCAAAAAAGCGGTGGGCATGGCGTGCTTAGCCATTTGACAATGGCTCCCATCTGCAATCATATAGTGTGTGATTTTGATCAACATGTTCCTcatattaaaattaatatttttacttTTGTCAAATTATAACATTGATGATTAATTATGTTATATTAAGTATTATAAAACTACAATCCAAACAAGGAATTTAATCTCATCAGGCTTTCCTCCACTCCCAATTGCAGAGATCCGAATATGAATGTATGTTGATTCCGAATCCAACATAAGGAAAGCAAATAAAAGCACCATAGTCCATAGGCTTCAGCTTTAAGGTGTCCTACCTTTTAAaaaaatatggacgaaacttTACCCAAGTCAAGCTCATCCAATTCCTTCTCAATGGAGGTGGATCAAATAATTGAACCAGGGACCCCATTGACTTCATTTAGAGGAGGTATATGAAGAGGAagtaagaagtattgaaaggaaAGGCGCCAATGtaatttaaaatgaaagattGCGGTTATGTGAAACAAGATTGGACCAAATCCATCAGCCTCTAGTCACATACAATTCATCGGCATCCAAGAGACTTAAATGGAATGCATCAACatgtatcttttttttttaacaacaatTCTCATTACCAACCAAAAACCAAACAAGAAACTGGAACAACAACAATCTTCTTTTCTAATCTTGGGtcacttttattttgattatgttgtgAAAAATACGTCACGAAAGATAGTGAGGTTTTATATCTATGTAGGATCCAATTGTGGTTATCGGATAGTGGATTGGTATATCGGACTAATAATCCTAGTCACATATTCTTTCATGGTCAGTATTTCAACAAACACAACCAAATATTATTAATGGaaaactagcaagaagctagCACAAAAAAACTTACATAAAAATAACCTCTAGAAGATTAAAGGAATACAAAACTATCTTgtcaaaaattaaatattttctaaaaCTATTTGGGTGGAAAACAATATTAATTGGTATAATGGGACAACCAAAAAACCCAAATTGTAGCAAATATCACAgcaatcttttcagaaaatccagCTATCGACCCACATTCTTCTGAATGCTATCCACCACAATGCACTATAAGAAAATGTGATATGTTTTTTCGGAACTAGTATCATACAATAGACACATAATATACTCCAAGTCAATGCCTCGAATGACCAAATTATCCCTAGTTACCACTCTTTAAAACTCTTCACAGAAGCACGTTAGCTTAATTAGGATTGTACTTCATCCATCAGGTAGCATTCGGACTTTGGGGCAACATCATGTCATGAATAGAGCTCTAGTAGAGCTAACCAAGAATTCTTCCATGGATTCCAAATCCCAAATCCATTTATAAACGAATATGTAAGCACAGTTGTATCTACATCACGGATCATATTGTTGAATAAAGCAATTTGGCTCCCCCTCTCACCGGTCGGTGCCAATCCCAAACACCACCACTTCCATTCAATCTATCTTTTGGTTAATAAATTACCATTATTTTCAAGAGCGAATAACCGTTGAATTCTAAC of the Lactuca sativa cultivar Salinas chromosome 6, Lsat_Salinas_v11, whole genome shotgun sequence genome contains:
- the LOC111902440 gene encoding uncharacterized protein LOC111902440, with amino-acid sequence MGSNHLSLTWVLLVFLALPTKFAIQAQGIKSTRLLDLAIRYYTFKSYKNFKTGMSYNVHLPSNLTGVNVSTVKYRCGSLKRYGASIKEFHLGVGVDVHPYVERVLVVTQNLGINWSNIYYDNYHELVGYQLVSPVLGLLAYNAVDDAKFNVQFEVKIQSPQVNGIKIDFSNYTMIKNNTLHGRIQMCATFGDDGKVALEKEVAPNICGTRSQGHFGLVVQSPILLPERKKIKRWKVVFGSSFGAGIGAFLLGLLLVAMFVKVKKKARLEELERRAYEEEALQVSMAGHVIRTHNV